From a single Microbacterium terrisoli genomic region:
- a CDS encoding aminomethyl transferase family protein gives MTTESLAQAMTRAGGAVPLLRNQDWPAFTFPVAPEFTNWRDEQRAWNTTVALMDQSHHMTQLFLHGDDLIPMLSSISPNTFGTFRPGVAKQLIAVNADGYLVGDGILFYNHEGAEGRVLIGHHLLIDWVRFNAEKAEAAGKDVHHRLEANSHMRQGPPTFYRYELQGPKADEVMEKVFGGPAPEIKFFHIGDVEIAGRPVRALRHGMAGQPGFEFYGPWEDNEIVLNALMDAGAEFDIRRVGAKAYSASPLESGWVPTPFPAIFDDDFAEYREWLPAARAGSIGGSLYSEDVHDYYMTPYDIGLGKSVRFDHDFHGRAALEKHAENQRRHKVTLIWNSADVADVVRSQLEPGTPAKFLEFPKARYGFYQMDEVVKDGRRVGISTDAGYVAFDQLYMSLATLDADIPEGTEVDVVWGEDPVSHKPQADRAHRQVRIRATVAPAPYHEYARTVYRANQ, from the coding sequence ATGACTACCGAATCCCTCGCGCAAGCGATGACCCGAGCCGGCGGCGCCGTGCCGCTGCTGCGCAACCAGGACTGGCCCGCATTCACCTTCCCGGTGGCCCCGGAGTTCACGAACTGGCGTGACGAGCAGCGCGCCTGGAACACGACGGTCGCCCTGATGGACCAGTCCCACCACATGACCCAGCTGTTCCTGCACGGCGACGACCTCATCCCGATGCTGTCGTCGATCTCGCCCAACACCTTCGGGACGTTCCGACCGGGCGTTGCCAAACAGCTCATCGCGGTCAATGCCGACGGGTACCTGGTCGGCGACGGCATCCTGTTCTACAACCACGAGGGCGCAGAAGGACGGGTGCTCATCGGGCACCACCTGCTCATCGACTGGGTGCGGTTCAACGCCGAGAAAGCAGAAGCTGCCGGCAAGGACGTGCATCACCGCCTCGAGGCGAACTCGCACATGCGCCAGGGACCGCCGACGTTCTACCGCTACGAGCTGCAGGGCCCCAAGGCCGACGAAGTGATGGAGAAGGTGTTCGGCGGGCCCGCCCCCGAGATCAAGTTCTTCCACATCGGCGACGTCGAGATCGCCGGTCGCCCGGTCAGGGCGCTGCGGCACGGCATGGCCGGCCAGCCGGGCTTCGAGTTCTACGGTCCGTGGGAAGACAACGAGATCGTCCTGAACGCGCTGATGGACGCCGGCGCCGAGTTCGACATCCGCCGGGTGGGTGCCAAGGCGTACTCGGCGTCGCCGCTGGAATCCGGCTGGGTGCCCACACCGTTCCCCGCGATCTTCGACGACGACTTCGCCGAATACCGCGAGTGGCTTCCCGCCGCCCGCGCCGGCTCGATCGGCGGGTCGCTGTACTCCGAAGACGTGCACGATTACTACATGACGCCGTACGACATCGGCTTGGGCAAGTCCGTGCGCTTCGACCACGACTTCCACGGGCGAGCGGCGCTGGAGAAGCACGCCGAGAATCAGCGCCGGCACAAGGTGACCCTCATCTGGAACTCCGCCGACGTCGCCGACGTGGTCCGTTCACAGCTCGAGCCCGGGACCCCGGCGAAGTTCCTCGAGTTCCCCAAGGCCCGCTACGGCTTCTACCAGATGGACGAGGTCGTCAAGGACGGCCGGCGGGTGGGCATCTCCACCGACGCCGGGTATGTCGCCTTCGATCAGCTCTACATGTCGCTGGCCACACTGGACGCCGACATCCCCGAGGGAACAGAGGTCGACGTGGTGTGGGGCGAGGACCCGGTCTCGCACAAGCCGCAGGCCGACCGCGCCCACCGGCAGGTGCGCATCCGCGCGACGGTCGCACCCGCGCCGTATCACGAATACGCGAGGACGGTGTATCGCGCAAACCAGTGA
- a CDS encoding GntR family transcriptional regulator, whose product MSTTTDQLAGPELTQRLREAIQSAEFAPQQRLIEADLSERYGASRASVRTALLNLTNEGLVERLPNRGARVRAITVEEAVEIVEVRMELESLVARKAAQNLTADDEAVLRALRSRIEAAAGTRDLVEYSRANQELDHRIREIAGQATATQLLERLRAQSARHQFRLAFVPGRAETSAPEHIAIIDAILARDPAGAESATRVHLAGIAELLRSMD is encoded by the coding sequence GTGTCAACGACGACGGACCAGCTCGCAGGACCCGAGCTGACGCAACGTCTGCGCGAGGCGATCCAGAGCGCGGAGTTCGCTCCGCAGCAGCGGCTCATCGAAGCCGACCTCAGCGAACGGTACGGGGCATCCCGCGCCTCGGTGCGCACGGCGCTGCTGAATCTCACCAACGAAGGTCTGGTCGAGCGTCTGCCCAACCGTGGTGCGCGCGTGCGGGCGATCACGGTCGAGGAGGCCGTCGAGATCGTCGAGGTGCGCATGGAGCTCGAGTCGCTCGTGGCACGCAAGGCGGCGCAGAACCTGACGGCAGACGACGAGGCGGTGCTGCGCGCGCTGCGCTCGCGTATCGAGGCGGCGGCGGGCACGCGCGATCTCGTCGAGTACTCGCGCGCGAACCAGGAGCTCGATCACCGCATCCGCGAGATCGCGGGACAGGCGACGGCCACGCAGCTTCTCGAGCGGCTGCGGGCGCAGTCGGCACGACACCAGTTCCGGCTCGCATTCGTGCCCGGCCGGGCCGAGACATCCGCCCCCGAGCACATCGCGATCATCGACGCCATCCTGGCGCGCGACCCGGCCGGCGCCGAGAGTGCGACGCGCGTGCATCTGGCCGGCATCGCCGAGCTGCTGCGCTCGATGGACTGA
- a CDS encoding ABC transporter ATP-binding protein translates to MGARLTLGDVSLHFGGVSVLDKVGFDVEPRQIFGLVGPNGAGKTSLFNCISGHYRPSSGSIMIDGEEVRGSRPATLARHGLARTFQHPALQLNQTVLQNVMLGAHTRLPGGPLEWALHLPHTARAERALREEARELLERNGLGWATDVRADELSHGLHKGIELCRALLMRPTLLLLDEPAAGLPHNEVEQLIASVRRIRDEDDITVIIVEHNMGLIAALTDRVVVLDHGRKLMEGTAAQAQADPRVIEAYIGKDAADAAA, encoded by the coding sequence ATGGGAGCTCGACTGACCCTGGGGGATGTCAGCCTGCACTTCGGCGGCGTCTCCGTCCTCGACAAGGTGGGATTCGACGTGGAGCCCCGACAGATCTTCGGGTTGGTCGGACCCAACGGCGCCGGCAAGACGTCACTGTTCAACTGCATCAGCGGGCACTACCGCCCCAGCAGTGGATCCATCATGATCGACGGCGAAGAAGTGCGCGGCTCACGCCCCGCGACGCTGGCCCGACACGGTCTGGCCCGCACCTTCCAGCACCCGGCACTGCAGCTGAACCAGACCGTGCTGCAGAACGTCATGCTGGGCGCGCACACCCGACTGCCCGGCGGCCCGCTGGAGTGGGCGCTGCACCTGCCGCACACCGCCCGCGCCGAACGCGCACTGCGCGAGGAAGCGCGTGAGCTGCTCGAGCGCAACGGCTTGGGCTGGGCGACCGACGTCCGTGCCGACGAGCTCTCGCACGGCCTGCACAAGGGCATCGAGCTGTGCCGGGCACTGCTGATGCGCCCCACCCTTCTGCTGCTGGACGAACCGGCCGCGGGACTGCCGCACAACGAGGTGGAGCAGCTCATCGCCTCGGTGCGCCGCATCCGGGACGAAGACGACATCACCGTCATCATCGTCGAGCACAACATGGGACTGATCGCCGCGCTGACCGACCGTGTGGTCGTGCTCGACCACGGCCGCAAGCTCATGGAGGGCACCGCCGCCCAGGCGCAGGCCGACCCGCGCGTCATCGAGGCCTACATCGGAAAGGACGCCGCCGATGCCGCTGCTTGA
- a CDS encoding branched-chain amino acid ABC transporter permease produces the protein MGTFVQLFVDGLSTGSIYAALALALVLVNQSTGMVNFAQGGMAVLSAYIAWWLTTLGVPLIVAILISVAASFVMGALIERYLMRRFERGDPDTAIVVTIGLLTLITGLCGWLWTYNNKQFASLFSLDTVPFLGASISLRSIGTFAVILVMMLLLQALFLGTKLGLALRAVAINPQSAAFSGLPVGRLLMIGWGLAAVLGAVAGALVAPQLTLTPGMMDNALVYALAAVILGGLSSPFGVVIAAWLIGVLENLAAVYVPFIGYDLKVAVPFILIFVVLVVRPQGLFGRKSVVRV, from the coding sequence GTGGGGACGTTCGTTCAGCTCTTCGTCGACGGGTTGTCGACAGGATCGATCTATGCAGCCCTGGCGCTGGCCTTGGTGCTCGTGAATCAATCGACGGGCATGGTCAACTTCGCGCAGGGCGGCATGGCCGTGCTGTCGGCATACATCGCCTGGTGGCTGACGACCCTGGGCGTGCCGCTGATCGTCGCGATCCTGATCTCGGTCGCCGCCTCGTTCGTCATGGGCGCGCTGATCGAGCGCTATCTCATGCGCCGCTTCGAGCGCGGTGACCCCGATACCGCGATCGTGGTCACCATCGGCCTGCTCACGCTGATCACGGGACTGTGCGGCTGGCTGTGGACGTACAACAACAAGCAGTTCGCGTCGCTGTTCTCGCTGGACACGGTCCCGTTCCTGGGTGCGTCGATCAGCCTGCGATCGATCGGAACCTTCGCGGTGATCCTGGTGATGATGCTGCTGCTGCAGGCGCTGTTCCTGGGAACGAAGCTCGGGCTCGCGCTGCGTGCGGTCGCCATCAACCCGCAGTCGGCGGCCTTCTCGGGCCTGCCCGTGGGGCGACTGCTCATGATCGGCTGGGGCCTGGCCGCCGTGCTGGGCGCCGTCGCCGGGGCGCTCGTGGCACCGCAGCTGACGCTGACTCCGGGGATGATGGACAACGCTCTGGTCTACGCGCTGGCCGCGGTGATCCTGGGCGGACTGTCCAGCCCGTTCGGGGTCGTGATCGCCGCATGGCTCATCGGCGTGCTGGAGAATCTGGCGGCCGTGTATGTGCCGTTCATCGGCTACGACCTCAAGGTGGCCGTGCCGTTCATCCTCATCTTCGTCGTGCTCGTCGTGCGACCGCAAGGGCTGTTCGGCCGGAAATCGGTGGTGCGTGTCTGA
- a CDS encoding ABC transporter substrate-binding protein, producing the protein MRRTARNTLGAVAVASVVALALAGCARGGGGDNGDGNTATASPGITDTTLTIGITTPLSGATAGPGTCTVAGAKAYFGAKNAAGGIKFGDGKTREIKIDALDDGYDPQKAKANYDQLKDKVFAMGIGLGTPTNRAWREAAIADKVPQVLVETGDPIFSNKADSPWQLGFVPTYMNEGEAFGKLLAASGANHKVAVLSQNDDYGEGYVEGFKKGIEGASNITITKELTYEATDTSVDAQLTELAATDADVFFNAMSITPLVISALQKAQQLNWKPSWFLPSNTSSPKAILEPGKATAFPGIYSVAFSKAVASPAYADDEDVKTFLSDLKQYGDYQDVPAFPHCLWSYISGATLEQAFGKMTEPTRANFMEALRSISDFTAPLMLEGTSVNTTEDGQPAVSSVVVQKYNGKGYDTVQSFG; encoded by the coding sequence ATGCGCAGAACAGCCCGGAACACCCTCGGCGCCGTCGCCGTGGCATCCGTCGTCGCGCTCGCACTCGCCGGCTGCGCCCGCGGCGGTGGGGGCGACAACGGCGATGGCAATACGGCGACAGCCAGCCCGGGCATCACAGACACGACACTGACCATCGGCATCACCACGCCGCTCAGCGGCGCTACGGCCGGACCCGGAACCTGCACCGTCGCAGGCGCGAAGGCCTACTTCGGCGCCAAGAACGCCGCCGGCGGCATCAAGTTCGGCGACGGCAAGACGCGCGAGATCAAGATCGACGCGCTCGATGACGGCTACGACCCGCAGAAGGCCAAGGCGAACTACGACCAGCTGAAGGACAAGGTCTTCGCCATGGGCATCGGACTGGGCACCCCGACCAACCGTGCATGGCGCGAGGCCGCCATCGCCGACAAGGTGCCGCAGGTGCTGGTGGAGACCGGTGACCCGATCTTCAGCAACAAGGCGGACAGCCCGTGGCAGCTCGGCTTCGTCCCCACCTACATGAACGAGGGTGAGGCGTTCGGCAAGCTCCTGGCCGCGTCGGGTGCGAACCACAAGGTCGCGGTGCTCTCCCAGAACGACGACTACGGCGAGGGCTACGTCGAAGGCTTCAAGAAGGGCATCGAGGGTGCGTCGAACATCACGATCACCAAAGAGCTCACCTACGAGGCCACCGACACATCGGTCGATGCGCAGCTGACCGAGCTGGCCGCCACCGACGCCGACGTCTTCTTCAACGCGATGTCGATCACCCCGCTGGTGATCTCGGCATTGCAGAAGGCCCAGCAGCTGAACTGGAAGCCCAGCTGGTTCCTGCCCTCGAACACCTCGAGCCCGAAGGCGATCCTGGAGCCGGGCAAGGCAACGGCCTTCCCGGGGATCTACTCGGTGGCCTTCTCGAAGGCGGTCGCAAGCCCCGCATACGCCGACGACGAGGACGTGAAGACGTTCCTGTCCGACCTCAAGCAGTACGGCGACTACCAGGACGTCCCGGCGTTCCCGCACTGCCTGTGGAGCTACATCAGCGGCGCGACGCTGGAGCAGGCGTTCGGCAAGATGACCGAACCGACCCGTGCGAACTTCATGGAGGCGCTGCGCTCGATCTCCGACTTCACGGCGCCGCTCATGCTGGAAGGCACGTCGGTGAACACGACCGAGGACGGCCAGCCTGCCGTCTCCAGCGTGGTCGTGCAGAAGTACAACGGCAAGGGGTACGACACGGTCCAGTCCTTCGGCTGA
- a CDS encoding AMP-binding protein — MRAHYADVWRAVADAAPDRTAIRSIDGDTWTYARFAREAGALASSLAARGAAPGDRVAMLLHNRPEFLITMFACLAAGIIPVPLNYRLRANEVAALLDDADARVLIAPTSTKDVAQDAAAAASTPPALLWISDGGDSAEPSWREATATVADLPSPPDNAELWLYTGGTTGRPKAVRWDEQEMFEAQMAPTYSVMDLEWPRTVEDAARIATDPATPLVVTLPLSPFLHGTAMTTAMNTLTLGGTVLVTSSPRLDPEASVRFAADASATRLIVAGDGVAMPLVEAAERLQVRLPAMRSVISSGMRFSPETKRRLHALGELTIIDMLASTEGGVYASTTTTGPQDLPGRPRLFPSAVVLDQDLNEVQDRPGALGILAQRGALPLGYYGDPEKTAATFPVINGVRHVMPGDWVRVQDDRHIEFLGRGSGVINTGGEKVYPLEVEEVLLEHPAVADVVVLGAPDPRFGEIVTAVISRRQDVTADELLAFVNERLAGYKRPRHILFRASLDRTPTGKVDMAGLRDEVIRDR; from the coding sequence ATGCGCGCGCATTACGCGGACGTGTGGCGGGCGGTGGCCGATGCCGCCCCCGACCGCACGGCCATCCGATCGATCGACGGTGACACGTGGACGTACGCCCGATTCGCGCGGGAGGCGGGGGCGCTGGCGAGCTCCCTCGCCGCCCGCGGCGCGGCCCCGGGCGACCGGGTCGCGATGCTGCTGCACAATCGGCCCGAGTTCCTCATCACGATGTTCGCGTGCCTTGCCGCGGGCATCATCCCGGTGCCGCTGAACTACCGGCTGCGTGCGAACGAGGTCGCAGCGCTGCTCGACGACGCCGACGCGCGCGTGCTGATCGCACCCACCTCGACGAAGGACGTGGCGCAGGATGCCGCGGCCGCCGCATCCACTCCCCCCGCTCTGCTCTGGATCAGCGACGGCGGCGACAGCGCGGAGCCCTCATGGCGTGAGGCCACCGCGACGGTGGCAGACCTGCCCAGTCCTCCGGACAACGCCGAGCTGTGGCTGTACACCGGAGGGACGACCGGGCGTCCGAAGGCCGTGCGGTGGGACGAGCAGGAGATGTTCGAGGCGCAGATGGCGCCCACCTACTCGGTGATGGACCTGGAATGGCCACGGACGGTCGAGGACGCGGCGCGCATCGCGACCGACCCTGCCACCCCGCTCGTGGTGACGCTGCCGCTGTCTCCGTTCCTGCACGGGACCGCGATGACGACCGCCATGAACACCCTCACGCTCGGCGGCACCGTGCTGGTGACCTCGTCGCCGCGGCTGGACCCCGAGGCCTCTGTGCGCTTCGCGGCCGACGCGTCCGCCACCCGGCTGATCGTCGCCGGCGACGGCGTCGCGATGCCGCTCGTGGAGGCCGCCGAACGGCTGCAGGTCCGCCTGCCGGCGATGCGCAGCGTGATCAGCTCGGGCATGCGGTTCAGCCCCGAGACCAAGCGTCGCCTGCACGCGCTGGGGGAGCTCACCATCATCGACATGCTCGCCTCGACCGAAGGCGGCGTCTACGCGTCGACCACGACGACCGGCCCGCAGGATCTGCCGGGTCGCCCGCGTCTGTTCCCCAGCGCCGTCGTGCTGGATCAGGACCTGAACGAAGTGCAGGACCGACCGGGGGCGCTGGGCATCCTCGCCCAGCGCGGAGCGTTGCCGCTGGGCTACTACGGCGATCCCGAGAAGACGGCCGCCACCTTCCCGGTGATCAACGGCGTGCGCCACGTCATGCCGGGCGATTGGGTGCGCGTGCAAGACGACCGGCACATCGAGTTCTTGGGACGCGGCAGCGGGGTCATCAACACCGGCGGCGAGAAGGTCTACCCGCTCGAGGTCGAAGAAGTGCTGCTCGAGCACCCCGCGGTGGCCGACGTCGTCGTGCTGGGCGCCCCCGATCCGCGGTTCGGCGAGATAGTGACCGCCGTCATCTCCCGCCGACAGGATGTCACCGCCGACGAGCTGCTGGCCTTCGTCAACGAGCGGCTGGCCGGATACAAGCGGCCGCGGCACATCCTGTTCCGCGCGTCGCTGGATCGCACCCCGACCGGCAAGGTCGACATGGCCGGGCTGCGCGACGAGGTGATCCGCGACCGCTGA
- a CDS encoding ABC transporter ATP-binding protein codes for MPLLELESVTAFYGPVQVLDGVSLTVPDGGAVGILGANGAGKTTTLRSISGTVRAAGKITFEDKNIRGLGPDKVAALGIAHVPEGRGTLGDLSVRENLRVGAYLRKDRKAIAHDIDYCLDLFPQLQNRIRSTGSALSGGEQQMLAIGRAIMAKPRLMLLDEASLGLAPGTAKTVYEAIGRLRRESGIAMVVVEQNANLAFTLVESATVLETGRNALSGTTAELKGMDEIRRAYLGG; via the coding sequence ATGCCGCTGCTTGAGCTCGAATCGGTCACGGCGTTCTACGGCCCCGTCCAGGTGCTGGACGGAGTGTCGCTGACCGTTCCCGACGGTGGCGCCGTCGGGATCCTGGGTGCCAACGGCGCCGGCAAGACGACGACGCTGCGCTCCATCAGCGGCACCGTGCGCGCCGCCGGGAAGATCACCTTCGAGGACAAGAACATCCGGGGTCTCGGGCCCGACAAGGTCGCCGCCCTCGGCATCGCGCACGTACCCGAGGGCCGGGGCACGCTCGGGGACCTCAGCGTCCGTGAGAACCTTCGCGTCGGCGCGTATCTGCGCAAAGACCGCAAGGCCATCGCCCACGACATCGACTACTGCCTCGATCTGTTCCCGCAACTGCAGAACCGGATCCGCTCGACCGGCTCGGCCTTGTCCGGCGGTGAGCAGCAGATGCTCGCCATCGGCCGGGCGATCATGGCAAAGCCTCGGCTCATGCTGCTGGATGAGGCATCCCTGGGTCTTGCCCCCGGCACGGCGAAGACCGTCTACGAGGCCATCGGGCGACTGCGCCGGGAATCCGGCATCGCCATGGTCGTGGTCGAGCAGAACGCCAACCTTGCCTTCACCCTCGTCGAGTCGGCGACCGTCCTGGAGACCGGCCGCAACGCGCTGTCCGGCACGACGGCCGAGCTCAAGGGCATGGACGAGATCCGACGCGCATATCTGGGAGGGTGA
- a CDS encoding IclR family transcriptional regulator, giving the protein MARGSDGESVLRKHLRVLEAFDAFRPYLTLSEIADAAGLAASSAHRLVTQLEAEGLLERLPDKSYRLGVRLWEFAARTPSALGLRELARPWMSGVHARIRQHTQLGVRSGRDVLFIERISTPDAVVNATLIGGRTPLPVSSSGLVLLAHAEDDVVSDVIAAGWPRFTAHTTSDGEALREQLRRVRSQGFADLPGHIHDASRGVAVPVLGPLGVVHAALGVVVSNDGSAAQPIVELLTVAATGIGRALQEAYLPDDESGRRRAGPLVSGSRASLEYFAGRDENHAASGLG; this is encoded by the coding sequence ATGGCGCGGGGATCCGACGGCGAATCCGTCTTGCGCAAGCACTTGCGCGTGCTGGAGGCGTTCGACGCGTTCCGGCCGTACCTCACGCTGTCCGAGATCGCGGACGCCGCAGGCCTGGCCGCGTCCTCCGCGCATCGGCTGGTGACCCAGCTCGAGGCCGAAGGACTGCTCGAGCGGCTGCCGGACAAGTCGTACCGGCTGGGCGTGCGGCTGTGGGAATTCGCCGCGCGCACGCCCAGCGCGCTGGGCCTGCGCGAGCTCGCGCGCCCCTGGATGAGCGGCGTGCACGCCCGCATCCGCCAGCACACGCAGCTGGGTGTGCGCAGCGGTCGCGACGTGCTGTTCATCGAGCGGATCTCCACGCCTGACGCGGTCGTGAACGCGACCCTCATCGGCGGTCGCACTCCGCTGCCGGTGTCATCGAGCGGCCTCGTGCTGCTCGCGCACGCCGAGGACGATGTCGTCTCAGACGTCATCGCCGCCGGCTGGCCGCGGTTCACCGCGCACACGACGAGCGACGGTGAGGCGCTGCGCGAGCAGCTGCGCCGAGTGCGCAGCCAGGGGTTCGCCGATCTGCCCGGACACATCCACGACGCCTCCCGCGGCGTCGCGGTGCCGGTGCTGGGTCCGCTCGGGGTCGTCCACGCCGCGCTCGGGGTCGTCGTCAGCAACGACGGCTCAGCCGCGCAGCCCATCGTCGAGCTGCTCACCGTCGCGGCCACCGGGATCGGGCGGGCGCTGCAGGAGGCATACCTGCCCGACGACGAGTCCGGGCGCCGGCGTGCCGGCCCACTCGTGAGCGGGTCGCGTGCGTCGCTGGAGTATTTCGCGGGGCGGGACGAGAACCACGCCGCGTCGGGCCTGGGGTGA
- a CDS encoding branched-chain amino acid ABC transporter permease → MSVTSFMRTPWVRWVAVAVVVVLLAVMPLVLPEFANQTIARIGVFAVAVLGLNVLMGYTGQVSLGQIFFVGLGAYVTAYGVTHEWNILITFLLSFLIPAIVGLIIALAAARLGGLAIAMITLALPIVGVPLAKRLGEITGGSQGLSARFSGAPEWAQAVPVYDDQWQLYVVLLITAIVFLLTRNLVRGRYGRAFAIVKGNESVASSMGISPYWYKVIAFTVASLIGGVAGFLYMVVIQYTSPETMSFGHSITLLASMVIGGAASIVGSLIGGAYYVLVPQLTNIVDPNSTALLQGAILLIVLFVLPGGIVSLPRVIHRLLSRGRGGAGRAQQTTPIAEPNPAAASEGTTTERQDQA, encoded by the coding sequence ATGTCTGTCACCTCGTTCATGCGCACCCCGTGGGTCCGGTGGGTCGCGGTCGCCGTCGTGGTCGTCCTCCTCGCGGTCATGCCGCTGGTACTGCCCGAGTTCGCGAACCAGACGATCGCGCGCATCGGCGTGTTCGCCGTGGCCGTGCTCGGACTGAACGTGCTCATGGGCTACACCGGGCAGGTCTCGCTCGGCCAGATCTTCTTCGTCGGGCTGGGCGCCTACGTCACCGCGTACGGCGTCACCCACGAGTGGAACATCCTCATCACATTCCTGCTGTCGTTCCTGATCCCCGCGATCGTCGGGCTGATCATCGCCCTCGCCGCCGCCCGACTGGGGGGCCTCGCGATCGCGATGATCACGCTGGCGCTGCCGATCGTCGGGGTGCCGCTGGCCAAGCGGCTGGGGGAGATCACCGGCGGATCGCAAGGACTGTCGGCGCGGTTCAGCGGCGCCCCCGAGTGGGCTCAGGCGGTCCCCGTCTATGACGACCAGTGGCAGCTGTACGTGGTCCTTCTCATCACCGCGATCGTCTTCCTGCTCACCCGCAACCTCGTCCGCGGGCGCTACGGCCGTGCGTTCGCGATCGTGAAGGGCAATGAGTCCGTCGCCTCCTCGATGGGGATCTCGCCCTACTGGTACAAGGTCATCGCCTTCACCGTGGCATCCCTCATCGGCGGCGTCGCGGGATTCCTGTACATGGTCGTCATCCAGTACACCTCCCCCGAGACGATGAGCTTCGGGCACTCCATCACCCTGCTGGCCTCCATGGTCATCGGCGGCGCGGCCAGCATCGTCGGGTCGCTCATCGGCGGCGCGTACTACGTACTCGTCCCGCAGCTGACCAACATCGTGGACCCGAACTCGACCGCGCTGCTGCAGGGCGCCATCCTCCTCATCGTCCTGTTCGTCCTGCCCGGCGGCATCGTGTCGCTGCCGCGCGTCATCCATCGACTGCTCAGCCGCGGACGCGGCGGCGCAGGACGAGCGCAACAGACCACTCCGATCGCGGAACCGAACCCGGCCGCGGCATCGGAGGGAACCACAACAGAGAGGCAAGATCAGGCATGA